In one Bacillus thuringiensis genomic region, the following are encoded:
- a CDS encoding HD domain-containing protein — MIISDVLYGEFEVDQVVEELILSKSVQRLKGIHQAGASYLMNEKWNVTRFDHSVGVMLLVKKLGGSVKEQIAGLLHDVSHTAFSHVIDYVFDNEDESYHEEIFSSVVKNSEIPAILAKYGYNYEDILLDDSKWTLLERSAPELCADRVDYTLRDMYTYGYVSLEEVHSFLEDVIAVDGKMVVQSVEMAEWFTETYYKEVIDFFMEPMNIYGNDMLAKTLKVALHKRIIHTDDFLLEDEELISKLQQCNDPEVEALLSKIHPNIKVKEDRNDYDLHQKNKVRLIDPLLLREEEVIHSSVVSENIRQMSDIAYEKAVRGMYVKVISN, encoded by the coding sequence GTGATCATATCAGATGTACTATACGGAGAATTTGAAGTGGATCAAGTAGTAGAAGAATTAATTTTAAGTAAGTCTGTGCAAAGACTAAAGGGAATTCATCAAGCAGGCGCAAGTTACTTAATGAACGAGAAATGGAATGTAACGCGCTTTGATCATTCAGTTGGTGTTATGTTATTAGTGAAAAAACTAGGTGGTTCAGTAAAAGAACAGATTGCTGGTTTACTGCATGACGTATCGCATACTGCTTTTTCCCACGTGATTGATTACGTTTTTGATAATGAAGATGAAAGTTATCATGAAGAGATATTTAGTTCTGTTGTGAAAAACTCAGAAATTCCAGCGATTCTTGCGAAGTATGGTTATAACTATGAAGATATTTTGTTAGATGATTCGAAATGGACGTTACTCGAAAGGTCAGCACCAGAATTATGCGCAGACAGAGTGGATTATACATTACGAGATATGTATACATATGGGTATGTTTCTTTAGAAGAAGTTCACAGTTTTTTAGAAGATGTCATCGCTGTAGATGGGAAAATGGTTGTTCAAAGTGTCGAAATGGCAGAATGGTTTACAGAAACGTATTACAAGGAAGTAATCGATTTCTTTATGGAACCAATGAATATTTACGGAAATGATATGTTAGCGAAAACGTTAAAGGTAGCTCTTCATAAAAGGATTATTCATACAGATGATTTTCTTCTTGAAGATGAGGAGCTTATTTCGAAATTGCAGCAATGTAATGACCCCGAAGTAGAAGCTTTATTAAGCAAAATTCATCCAAATATAAAAGTAAAAGAAGATAGAAACGATTATGATTTACATCAGAAAAATAAAGTGCGTCTTATTGATCCGCTGTTACTTCGTGAAGAGGAAGTTATTCACTCGTCTGTTGTGTCAGAAAACATAAGACAGATGAGTGATATTGCTTATGAAAAAGCGGTGAGAGGGATGTATGTGAAAGTGATTTCGAATTAA
- a CDS encoding RNA polymerase sigma factor, which yields MKRKQSLEEIYSEHMQDLFRYLLSLTGDSHYAEDLMQETFYRMLVHIDYYKGEEIRPWLFTIAYNAFIDWYRKEKKYKTTEVAEFHLPNVPSTEHAYFVKFEIASWLESLYALPLERRNALLLRDYYGFSYKEITEMTGLSLAKVKIELHRGRKEIKSIKE from the coding sequence GTGAAACGCAAACAATCATTAGAAGAAATTTACTCAGAGCATATGCAAGATTTATTTCGCTATCTTCTCTCCCTAACCGGAGATTCCCACTATGCGGAAGATCTCATGCAAGAAACATTTTACCGAATGCTCGTCCATATTGATTATTATAAAGGCGAAGAAATTAGGCCGTGGTTATTTACAATTGCCTACAATGCCTTTATCGATTGGTATCGAAAAGAAAAGAAATATAAAACAACAGAAGTTGCAGAATTCCATTTACCAAACGTTCCAAGTACAGAACATGCATATTTCGTAAAATTTGAGATTGCTAGTTGGTTAGAAAGTTTATACGCTCTTCCGCTCGAAAGACGAAATGCCCTGCTACTACGAGATTACTATGGATTCTCCTATAAGGAAATAACAGAAATGACTGGTCTCTCATTAGCGAAAGTGAAAATTGAATTACACAGGGGACGAAAAGAAATAAAAAGCATAAAGGAGTGA
- a CDS encoding AraC family transcriptional regulator, with protein MESYETQIQRSIDYIEEDVMEKQTLRNLARIAGFSESHFHRVFQALVGDTVMEYVRKRRLARAAYQLSHTDEKIIDIAFEHGFQSHETFTRAFKKLFQMTPSEYRKQEIETPMYYSVNVKQRKLNPYLGGIQMEYRIVNKPEFLMAGYELKTTSKEGKNHQDIPAFWQEYLQKDLGTTIPNRKDTSQWVELGLCTDFNLETGDFTYIIGMEVTDFENVPNEIAKRTFPAATYAVFTTPKVPHEEMVSSIHQTWNAVFSEWFPHSGYEHCGVTEFELYDERCHEDKSEFAQVELWIPVKKK; from the coding sequence ATGGAAAGCTATGAAACACAAATTCAAAGGTCAATTGATTATATTGAGGAAGATGTAATGGAAAAACAGACGCTGCGTAATTTAGCGCGTATTGCAGGTTTTTCTGAGTCGCATTTTCATCGTGTATTTCAGGCATTAGTAGGTGATACAGTAATGGAGTATGTTCGAAAGAGGAGGTTAGCCCGGGCAGCTTATCAACTTTCTCATACGGATGAAAAAATTATTGATATCGCATTTGAGCATGGCTTTCAATCTCACGAAACGTTCACGAGAGCCTTTAAAAAATTATTTCAAATGACACCGAGTGAATATCGAAAACAAGAAATTGAAACGCCGATGTATTACAGCGTGAATGTAAAGCAAAGAAAATTAAATCCGTATTTAGGAGGCATACAAATGGAATATCGTATTGTAAATAAACCAGAATTTTTAATGGCAGGTTATGAACTGAAGACGACAAGTAAAGAAGGGAAGAACCATCAAGACATTCCAGCATTTTGGCAAGAATATTTACAAAAAGATCTTGGAACAACGATTCCGAATCGTAAAGATACGAGCCAATGGGTAGAGCTTGGGTTATGTACTGATTTTAATTTAGAAACAGGGGACTTCACTTATATTATTGGAATGGAAGTTACAGACTTTGAAAATGTACCAAATGAAATTGCAAAGCGTACGTTCCCAGCAGCAACATATGCAGTATTTACAACGCCGAAAGTTCCTCATGAAGAAATGGTATCGTCTATTCACCAAACATGGAATGCAGTATTCTCAGAATGGTTCCCACATTCAGGATATGAACATTGCGGAGTTACAGAGTTTGAACTGTACGATGAGCGTTGCCACGAAGATAAGAGTGAGTTTGCACAAGTAGAGCTTTGGATACCGGTGAAGAAAAAATAA
- a CDS encoding anti-sigma factor, with amino-acid sequence MGCTEFKKLWEKYEQGTLTRNEQEQLENHIESCEACEAYLDELLTKTEPIKKKLPPKDLKIPFWRIKWKHRLQTFGFILSICIVIYIIGGVLSAFYFQANNDKRLKEIREVPSLALEATIPNSRVMGGGTSVEAFFRTNSQFDLVRTVGKKEMPLGTIETKSFLSSVDITKQTWMNPFYQPKLFFVHPKTEQGDYLKDSSKKVWDTLAKVHDGTVAEVAISFDKAYTLKELEPLLYSIFEAQELPPTPVWYALDTGQERKNVDDYILHGGEAIGFPEHVRFLDNETDGQKTQEDKVTEMMRVLSIHKKTVSKIAALSEKELNLDKRYQYVKDNGVKVYGIVITGPSKELLKLQNSPHVRYATLGDIEIWNWFDN; translated from the coding sequence ATGGGTTGTACAGAATTTAAAAAACTATGGGAGAAATATGAACAAGGAACACTCACCCGTAATGAACAAGAGCAGCTAGAAAATCATATTGAGTCATGTGAAGCTTGTGAAGCTTACTTAGATGAGCTGTTAACAAAAACAGAACCAATTAAGAAAAAGTTACCTCCAAAAGATCTTAAAATTCCTTTTTGGAGAATTAAGTGGAAACATCGTTTACAAACGTTTGGTTTTATATTATCAATTTGCATCGTTATCTATATAATCGGCGGGGTATTATCAGCCTTTTATTTTCAAGCTAATAATGATAAAAGGCTAAAAGAAATTAGAGAGGTTCCTTCTCTTGCACTTGAAGCAACTATCCCAAATAGCCGCGTTATGGGAGGCGGAACAAGTGTAGAAGCTTTTTTCCGTACGAATAGCCAATTTGATTTAGTAAGAACCGTCGGTAAAAAAGAAATGCCCCTCGGTACAATAGAAACAAAAAGCTTCTTATCATCTGTAGATATCACGAAGCAAACTTGGATGAATCCGTTCTATCAACCAAAACTCTTCTTTGTTCATCCAAAAACAGAGCAGGGTGATTATTTAAAGGATTCATCAAAAAAAGTATGGGATACACTTGCAAAAGTACATGATGGAACCGTTGCAGAAGTAGCAATTTCTTTTGATAAAGCTTACACTTTAAAAGAATTAGAACCGCTTTTATATAGCATATTCGAGGCACAAGAACTCCCTCCAACTCCTGTATGGTACGCTTTAGATACAGGACAAGAAAGAAAAAATGTAGATGACTATATCCTACATGGCGGAGAAGCTATAGGGTTTCCAGAACATGTAAGATTCCTCGATAATGAAACTGACGGGCAGAAAACGCAAGAAGACAAAGTAACCGAAATGATGCGCGTCCTTTCTATCCATAAAAAAACGGTAAGCAAAATAGCAGCGCTTTCTGAGAAAGAACTAAACTTAGATAAACGTTATCAATATGTAAAGGATAACGGTGTAAAAGTATACGGAATTGTTATTACTGGCCCATCGAAAGAGTTATTAAAATTACAAAACTCCCCGCACGTACGTTATGCGACTCTTGGAGATATTGAGATTTGGAATTGGTTTGATAATTAA
- a CDS encoding metallophosphoesterase, which yields MKNLRYLNIFTILIIYTLLMFYIGWNGWIWLHAVFGWESWGYYAFIVAFISYAYILVQVFKFLPFLRTIGSIWFAVIQYALMLLPLANIMVFLLQFSVEKEAAIIWTGAAVIAAFIFIFAYGVFNAYSPVVRKYEVHIPKKVEGRKSLRIAMASDMHFGKLSGVSHLKRLVRHVNEMEPDIILLPGDIIDDHPGVFIQKNMGPIMKQMKAPLGVYGVLGNHEYYGRAVPEFLQEMDKIDIRILLDEVITIEDDFYLVGRRDKTERDRQSFEQLMSTVDKSMPVIAMDHQPFELKQAADAGVDLLLSGHTHRGQMAPNHIVTRRMYELDWGYAQKGAFHAIVSSGFGFWGPPLRLGSRSEIVQVEVTFE from the coding sequence ACTACTTATGTTTTACATCGGCTGGAACGGATGGATTTGGCTTCATGCGGTATTTGGCTGGGAATCTTGGGGATATTATGCTTTTATAGTTGCATTTATTTCATATGCGTACATTCTCGTGCAAGTGTTTAAGTTTTTGCCATTTCTGCGAACGATAGGTTCGATTTGGTTTGCGGTTATACAATATGCGCTTATGCTGTTGCCATTAGCTAATATTATGGTCTTTCTTTTACAGTTTTCAGTAGAGAAAGAAGCGGCAATTATTTGGACAGGGGCGGCTGTGATAGCTGCATTTATCTTTATCTTTGCGTATGGAGTATTTAATGCGTATAGCCCGGTAGTAAGAAAGTACGAGGTGCACATACCGAAAAAGGTAGAGGGGCGTAAAAGTTTACGCATTGCGATGGCTTCTGATATGCATTTCGGTAAACTGTCTGGCGTTTCGCATTTAAAAAGACTTGTTCGTCATGTAAATGAGATGGAGCCCGATATTATTTTGCTACCAGGTGATATTATCGATGATCATCCAGGTGTGTTCATTCAAAAGAATATGGGACCAATCATGAAACAAATGAAAGCACCATTAGGCGTATATGGCGTATTAGGAAACCATGAATACTACGGTAGAGCGGTTCCAGAGTTTCTACAAGAGATGGATAAGATTGATATTCGTATTCTTTTAGATGAAGTAATTACAATTGAAGATGACTTTTATCTCGTTGGGAGAAGAGATAAAACAGAGCGAGATCGTCAAAGCTTTGAACAATTAATGAGTACGGTAGATAAATCGATGCCTGTTATCGCAATGGATCACCAGCCATTTGAGTTAAAACAAGCAGCGGATGCTGGCGTAGATTTATTATTATCCGGTCATACACACCGCGGACAAATGGCGCCCAATCATATTGTAACGAGAAGAATGTACGAGCTAGACTGGGGATACGCACAAAAAGGCGCGTTCCATGCAATTGTTTCTTCTGGATTTGGATTTTGGGGACCACCGCTTAGACTTGGTAGTAGGTCGGAGATTGTGCAGGTTGAGGTTACGTTTGAATAG